The Bubalus bubalis isolate 160015118507 breed Murrah chromosome 16, NDDB_SH_1, whole genome shotgun sequence genome window below encodes:
- the MADD gene encoding MAP kinase-activating death domain protein isoform X24, with protein sequence MVQKKKSCPRLLDYLVIVGARHPSSDSVAQTPELLRRYPLEDHAEFPLPPDVVFFCQPEGCLSVRQRRMTLRDDTSFVFTLTDKDTGVTRYGICVNFYRSFQKRVPKEKGEAGPGSRGKEGPRAPCVSEEVGPKTSESGPSLQPPSADSTPDVSQSPRARRRAKAGSRSRNSTLTSLCVLSHYPFFSTFRECLYTLKRLVDCCSERLLGKKLGLPRGIQRDTVWRIFTGSLLVEEKSSALLHDLREIEAWIYRLLRSPVPVSGQKRVDIEVLPQELQQALTFALPDPSRFTLVDFPLHLPLELLGVDACLQVLTCILLEHKVVLQSRDYNALSMSVMAFVAMIYPLEYMFPVIPLLPTCMASAEQLLLAPTPYIIGVPASFFLYKLDFKMPDDVWLVDLDSNRVLAPTNAEVLPILPEPESLELKKHLKQALASMSLNTQPILNLEKFHEGQEIPLLLGRPSNDLQSTPSTEFNPLIYGNDVDSVDVATRVAMVRFFNSPNVLQGFQMHTRTLRLFPRPVVAFQAGSFLASRPRQTPFAEKLARTQAVEYFGEWILNPTNYAFQRIHNNMFDPALIGDKPKWYAHQLQPIHYRVYDSGSQLAEALSLPPERDSDSDPTDDSGSDSMDYDDSSSSYSSLGDFVSEMMKCDINGDTPNVDPLTHAALGDASEVAIDELQNQKEAEEPGLDGENSQENPPLRSSSSTTASSSPSTIIHGASSEPVDSAETDDKAAGGVPKSLPTVPPSMGKCSVDRHQTETGEGAQKLLRPNSLKLASDSDAESDSRASSPTSTVSNNSTEGFGGIMSFASSLYRNHSTSFSLSNLTLPTKGAREKSTPFPSLKVFGLNTLMEIVTEAGPGSGEGHRRALVDQKSSVIKHSPTVKREPPSPQGRASNSSENQQFLKEVVHSVLDGQGVGWLNMKKVRRLLESEQLRVFVLSKLNRTVQSEDEARQDVIPDVEVSRKVYKGMLDLLKCTVLSLEQSFAHAGLGGMASIFGLLEIAQTHYYSKEPDKRKRSPTESISTPVGKDPGLAGRGDPKAMAQLRVPQLGPLAPSAPGKSPKELDTRSLKEENFVASIGPEVIKPTFDLGETDEKKSQVSADSGVSLTSGSQRTDPDSVIGVSPTVMIRSSSQDSEVSNSSGETLGADSDLSSSAGDGPGGEGSAHLAGSRGTLSDSEIETNSATSAIFGKAHSLKPSVKEKLVGSPVRSSEDVSQRVYLYEGLLGRDKGSMWDQLEDAAMETFSISKERSTLWDQMQFWEDAFLDAVMLEREGMGMDQGPQEMIDRYLSLGEHDRKRLEDDEDRLLATLLHNLISYMLLMKVNKNDIRKKVRRLMGKSHIGLVYSQQINEVLDQLANLNGRDLSVRSSGSRHMKKQTFVVHAGTDTNGDIFFMEVCDDCVVLRSNIGTVYERWWYEKLINMTYCPKTKVLCLWRRNGSETQLNKFYTKKCRELYYCVKDSMERAAARQQSIKPGPELGGEFPVQDMKTGEGGLLQVTLEGINLKFMHNQERKVFIELNHIKKCNTVRGVFVLEEFVPEIKEVVSHKYKTPMAHEICYSVLCLFSYVAAVRSSEEDLRTPPRPVSS encoded by the exons ATGGTGCAAAAGAAGAAGTCCTGTCCTCGGTTACTTGACTACCTGGTGATCGTAGGGGCCAG GCACCCGAGCAGTGACAGTGTGGCCCAGACTCCGGAACTGCTACGGCGGTACCCGCTAGAGGACCACGCGGAGTTTCCCCTGCCCCCAGATGTCGTGTTCTTCTGCCAGCCGGAGGGCTGCCTGAGCGTGCGGCAGCGGCGCATGACCCTGCGGGATGACACCTCTTTTGTCTTCACCCTCACGGACAAGGACACTGGCGTCACCCGATACGGCATCTGCGTCAACTTCTACCGCTCCTTCCAAAAGCGCGTGCCTAAGGAAAAGGGGGAGGCCGGGCCAGGGTCCAGGGGGAAGGAAGGGCCCCGAGCCCCCTGCGTCTCAGAGGAGGTGGGTCCCAAGACCTCGGAGAGCGGCCCATCCCTGCAGCCGCCCAGTGCCGACTCCACCCCGGACGTGAGCCAGTCTCCGCGGGCCAGACGTCGGGCCAAGGCGGGGAGCCGGTCTCGCAACAGCACGCTGACATCCCTGTGCGTGCTCAGCCACTACCCCTTCTTCTCCACCTTCCGCGAGTGTCTGTACACCCTCAAGCGTCTGGTGGACTGCTGCAGCGAGCGCCTGCTGGGCAAGAAACTGGGCCTCCCTCGAGGCATACAGAG GGACACCGTGTGGCGCATCTTTACTGGATCGTTGTTAGTGGAGGAGAAGTCAAGCGCCCTGCTGCATGACCTCCGGGAGATTGAGGCCTGGATCTACCGGTTGCTGCGCTCCCCAGTACCTGTCTCGGGGCAGAAGCGAGTGGACATTGAGGTCCTGCCCCAGGAACTCCAGCAGGCTCTGACCTTTGCTCTCCCAGACCCCTCTCGATTCACCCTAGTGGACTTCCCGCTGCACCTCCCCCTGGAGCTTCTGGGTGTGGACGCCTGTCTACAGGTGCTCACCTGCATCCTGTTAGAGCACAAG GTTGTGCTCCAGTCCCGAGACTACAATGCACTCTCCATGTCCGTGATGGCCTTTGTGGCGATGATCTACCCCTTGGAGTATATGTTTCCTGTTATCCCGCTGCTGCCCACCTGCATGGCGTCGGCAGAACAG CTGCTCTTGGCTCCAACACCATACATCATCGGGGTCCCTGCCAGCTTCTTCCTCTACAAACTGGACTTCAAAATGCCTGATGACGTGTGGCTAGTAGATCTGGACAGCAATAGG GTGCTTGCCCCCACTAATGCGGAAGTGCTGCCTATCCTGCCGGAGCCGGAATCGTTAGAGTTGAAGAAGCATTTGAAGCAG GCCCTCGCCAGCATGAGTCTCAACACCCAACCCATCCTCAATCTGGAGAAATTCCACGAGGGCCAGGAGATCCCCCTTCTCCTGGGAAGGCCTTCTAATGACCTGCAGTCCACACCTTCCACCGAGTTCAACCCGCTCATCTACGGCAATGATGTGGATTCGGTGGATGTTGCAACCAG AGTGGCCATGGTCCGTTTCTTCAACTCCCCCAACGTGCTGCAGGGCTTTCAGATGCACACACGTACCCTACGTCTCTTCCCCCGGCCCGTGGTGGCTTTCCAAGCCGGCTCCTTTCTAGCCTCACGCCCCCGGCAGACTCCTTTCGCCGAGAAACTGGCCAGGACTCAGGCCGTGGAATACTTTGGAGAATGGATCCTGAACCCCACCAACTACGCCTTCCAGCGGATTCACAACA ACATGTTCGATCCAGCTCTGATTGGCGACAAGCCCAAGTGGTATGCCCACCAGCTGCAGCCCATTCACTATCGAGTGTATGACAGCGGTTCCCAGCTGGCCGAGGCGCTGAGCCTGCCGCCCGAGCGAGACTCGGACTCGGACCCAACCGACGACAG CGGGAGTGACAGCATGGATTATGACGATTCAAGCTCTTCTTACTCTTCCCTTGGTGACTTTGTCAGCGAGATGATGAAATGCGATATCAACGGTGATACTCCTA ACGTGGACCCTCTGACACACGCAGCACTGGGAGATGCCAGCGAGGTGGCGATTGATGAGCTGCAGAAccagaaggaggcagaggaacCCGGCCTGGATGGCGAGAACTCCCAGGAAAACCCGCCCCTGCGCTCCAGCTCCAGCACCACCGCGAGCAGTAGCCCCAGCACCATCATCCACGGTGCCAGCTCT GAACCTGTCGACTCAGCGGAGACGGACGATAAGGCGGCAGGAGGCGTCCCCAAGTCCCTCCCCACCGTGCCTCCCAGCATGGGCAAGTGCAGCGTGGACAGACATCAGACAGAAACCGGAGAGGG GGCTCAAAAGCTGCTGCGGCCCAACAGCTTGAAACTGGCAAGTGACTCAGACGCAGAGTCGGACTCTCGAGCGAGCTCGCCCACCTCCACTGTCTCCAACAACAGCACGGAGGGCTTCGGGGGCATCATGTCTTTCGCCA GCAGCCTGTATCGGAACCACAGCACCAGCTTCAGCCTTTCGAACCTCACGCTGCCCACCAAAGGAGCCCGAGAGAAGAGCACGCCCTTCCCCAGTCTGAAAG TATTTGGGCTAAATACTCTAATGGAGATTGTTACTGAAGCCGGCCCCGGGAGTGGTGAAG GGCACAGGCGGGCCTTGGTGGACCAGAAGTCGTCCGTCATTAAACACAGCCCGACCGTGAAGAGAGAGCCCCCATCACCCCAGGGCCGAGCCAGCAACTCTAG TGAGAACCAGCAGTTCCTGAAGGAGGTGGTGCACAGCGTGCTGGACGGCCAGGGCGTCGGCTGGCTCAACATGAAGAAGGTGCGGCGGCTGCTGGAGAGCGAGCAGCTGCGCGTCTTCGTCCTGAGCAAGCTGAACCGCACGGTGCAGTCCGAGGATGAGGCCCGGCAGGACGTCATCCCCGACGTG GAGGTCAGCCGGAAGGTGTACAAGGGCATGTTGGATCTGCTCAAGTGCACGGTCCTCAGTCTGGAGCAGTCCTTCGCCCACGCCGGCCTGGGTGGCATGGCCAGCATCTTCGGGCTTCTGGAGATCGCCCAGACCCACTACTACAGTAAAG AACCAGACAAGCGGAAGAGAAGTCCCACGGAGAGCATCAGTACACCAGTCGGCAAGGATCCTGGCCTGGCTGGGCGGGGGGACCCAAAGGCCATGGCACAGCTGAGGGTCCCCCAGCTGGGACCTCTGGCACCAAGTGCCCCAGGAAAGAGTCCCAAGGAACTGGACACCAGAAGTCTAAAGGAAGAGAACTTTGTGGCATCTATCG GGCCTGAAGTAATCAAACCCACCTTTGACCTTGGTGAGACCGACGAGAAAAAGTCCCAGGTCAGCGCAGACAGTGGTGTGAGCCTGACATCTGGTTCCCAG AGGACCGATCCAGACTCTGTCATCGGTGTGAGTCCCACTGTGATGATCCGAAGCTCAAGTCAGGACTCTGAA GTGAGCAACAGCTCCGGAGAGACCCTGGGAGCAGACAGCGACCTCAGCAGCAGTGCGGGCGATGGCCCAGGCGGCGAGGGCAGCGCCCACTTGGCAGGCTCTCGGGGCACCTTGTCTGACAGCGAGATCGAGACCAACTCTGCCACCAGTGCCATCTTT GGTAAAGCCCATAGCTTGAAGCCAAGTGTGAAGGAGAAGCTGGTGGGCAGCCCAGTTCGCTCTTCTGAAGACGTCAGCCAGCGAGTCTACCTCTACGAGGGACTCCTAG GAAGGGACAAAGGATCGATGTGGGACCAGTTAGAGGACGCTGCTATGGAGACCTTTTCTATAA GCAAAGAGCGTTCTACTTTATGGGACCAAATGCAGTTCTGGGAAGACGCGTTCCTAGATGCCGTGATGTTGGAGAGAGAAGGAATGGGCATGGACCAGGGTCCCCAGGAAATGATAGACAG GTACCTGTCCCTGGGAGAACACGACCGGAAGCGCCTGGAGGACGATGAAGACCGTCTGCTGGCCACACTCTTGCACAACCTCATCTCGTACATGCTGCTGATGAAG GTAAATAAGAATGACATCCGGAAGAAGGTGAGGCGCCTGATGGGAAAGTCCCATATTGGGCTTGTGTACAGTCAGCAAATCAATGAAGTCCTTGACCAGCTGGCTAACCTG AATGGACGAGATCTCTCCGTCCGGTCCAGTGGCAGCCGGCACATGAAGAAGCAGACATTCGTGGTACATGCAGGGACAGACACGAATGGAGATATCTTTTTCATGGAG GTGTGTGACGACTGCGTGGTGCTGCGCAGTAACATCGGGACGGTGTACGAGCGCTGGTGGTACGAGAAACTCATCAACATGACCTACTGCCCCAAGACCAAGGTGCTGTGTTTGTGGCGCAGAAATGGCTCCGAGACCCAGCTCAACAAGTTCTACACTAAGAAG TGTCGGGAGCTGTACTACTGCGTGAAGGACAGCATGGAGCGCGCCGCCGCCCGCCAGCAGAGCATCAAGCCGG GGCCGGAACTGGGTGGCGAGTTCCCCGTGCAGGACATGAAGACTGGCGAGGGGGGCTTGCTGCAGGTCACCCTCGAAGGGATCAACCTCAAGTTCATGCACAACCAG GAGCGGAAG GTTTTCATAGAGCTGAATCACATTAAAAAGTGCAATACAGTCCGAGGCGTCTTTGTCCTGGAGGAATTTG
- the MADD gene encoding MAP kinase-activating death domain protein isoform X3: MVQKKKSCPRLLDYLVIVGARHPSSDSVAQTPELLRRYPLEDHAEFPLPPDVVFFCQPEGCLSVRQRRMTLRDDTSFVFTLTDKDTGVTRYGICVNFYRSFQKRVPKEKGEAGPGSRGKEGPRAPCVSEEVGPKTSESGPSLQPPSADSTPDVSQSPRARRRAKAGSRSRNSTLTSLCVLSHYPFFSTFRECLYTLKRLVDCCSERLLGKKLGLPRGIQRDTVWRIFTGSLLVEEKSSALLHDLREIEAWIYRLLRSPVPVSGQKRVDIEVLPQELQQALTFALPDPSRFTLVDFPLHLPLELLGVDACLQVLTCILLEHKVVLQSRDYNALSMSVMAFVAMIYPLEYMFPVIPLLPTCMASAEQLLLAPTPYIIGVPASFFLYKLDFKMPDDVWLVDLDSNRVLAPTNAEVLPILPEPESLELKKHLKQALASMSLNTQPILNLEKFHEGQEIPLLLGRPSNDLQSTPSTEFNPLIYGNDVDSVDVATRVAMVRFFNSPNVLQGFQMHTRTLRLFPRPVVAFQAGSFLASRPRQTPFAEKLARTQAVEYFGEWILNPTNYAFQRIHNNMFDPALIGDKPKWYAHQLQPIHYRVYDSGSQLAEALSLPPERDSDSDPTDDSGSDSMDYDDSSSSYSSLGDFVSEMMKCDINGDTPNISSLVLADVDPLTHAALGDASEVAIDELQNQKEAEEPGLDGENSQENPPLRSSSSTTASSSPSTIIHGASSEPVDSAETDDKAAGGVPKSLPTVPPSMGKCSVDRHQTETGEGSVRRQTSDSPCLQPQYGFPPEEDDEQGESYTPRFSQHVSGHRAQKLLRPNSLKLASDSDAESDSRASSPTSTVSNNSTEGFGGIMSFASSLYRNHSTSFSLSNLTLPTKGAREKSTPFPSLKVFGLNTLMEIVTEAGPGSGEGHRRALVDQKSSVIKHSPTVKREPPSPQGRASNSSENQQFLKEVVHSVLDGQGVGWLNMKKVRRLLESEQLRVFVLSKLNRTVQSEDEARQDVIPDVEVSRKVYKGMLDLLKCTVLSLEQSFAHAGLGGMASIFGLLEIAQTHYYSKEPDKRKRSPTESISTPVGKDPGLAGRGDPKAMAQLRVPQLGPLAPSAPGKSPKELDTRSLKEENFVASIGPEVIKPTFDLGETDEKKSQVSADSGVSLTSGSQRTDPDSVIGVSPTVMIRSSSQDSEVSTVVSNSSGETLGADSDLSSSAGDGPGGEGSAHLAGSRGTLSDSEIETNSATSAIFGKAHSLKPSVKEKLVGSPVRSSEDVSQRVYLYEGLLGRDKGSMWDQLEDAAMETFSISKERSTLWDQMQFWEDAFLDAVMLEREGMGMDQGPQEMIDRYLSLGEHDRKRLEDDEDRLLATLLHNLISYMLLMKVNKNDIRKKVRRLMGKSHIGLVYSQQINEVLDQLANLNGRDLSVRSSGSRHMKKQTFVVHAGTDTNGDIFFMEVCDDCVVLRSNIGTVYERWWYEKLINMTYCPKTKVLCLWRRNGSETQLNKFYTKKCRELYYCVKDSMERAAARQQSIKPGPELGGEFPVQDMKTGEGGLLQVTLEGINLKFMHNQERKVFIELNHIKKCNTVRGVFVLEEFAGKVTSPRCLPRPCPPPRPGWAGSLHPGQPLPSPTFPNLPSTLFLPHVLHCAGSPVLYAFLSSAREMFRGAGVSSGSGEGPGLLVLPWTSVFTPC; this comes from the exons ATGGTGCAAAAGAAGAAGTCCTGTCCTCGGTTACTTGACTACCTGGTGATCGTAGGGGCCAG GCACCCGAGCAGTGACAGTGTGGCCCAGACTCCGGAACTGCTACGGCGGTACCCGCTAGAGGACCACGCGGAGTTTCCCCTGCCCCCAGATGTCGTGTTCTTCTGCCAGCCGGAGGGCTGCCTGAGCGTGCGGCAGCGGCGCATGACCCTGCGGGATGACACCTCTTTTGTCTTCACCCTCACGGACAAGGACACTGGCGTCACCCGATACGGCATCTGCGTCAACTTCTACCGCTCCTTCCAAAAGCGCGTGCCTAAGGAAAAGGGGGAGGCCGGGCCAGGGTCCAGGGGGAAGGAAGGGCCCCGAGCCCCCTGCGTCTCAGAGGAGGTGGGTCCCAAGACCTCGGAGAGCGGCCCATCCCTGCAGCCGCCCAGTGCCGACTCCACCCCGGACGTGAGCCAGTCTCCGCGGGCCAGACGTCGGGCCAAGGCGGGGAGCCGGTCTCGCAACAGCACGCTGACATCCCTGTGCGTGCTCAGCCACTACCCCTTCTTCTCCACCTTCCGCGAGTGTCTGTACACCCTCAAGCGTCTGGTGGACTGCTGCAGCGAGCGCCTGCTGGGCAAGAAACTGGGCCTCCCTCGAGGCATACAGAG GGACACCGTGTGGCGCATCTTTACTGGATCGTTGTTAGTGGAGGAGAAGTCAAGCGCCCTGCTGCATGACCTCCGGGAGATTGAGGCCTGGATCTACCGGTTGCTGCGCTCCCCAGTACCTGTCTCGGGGCAGAAGCGAGTGGACATTGAGGTCCTGCCCCAGGAACTCCAGCAGGCTCTGACCTTTGCTCTCCCAGACCCCTCTCGATTCACCCTAGTGGACTTCCCGCTGCACCTCCCCCTGGAGCTTCTGGGTGTGGACGCCTGTCTACAGGTGCTCACCTGCATCCTGTTAGAGCACAAG GTTGTGCTCCAGTCCCGAGACTACAATGCACTCTCCATGTCCGTGATGGCCTTTGTGGCGATGATCTACCCCTTGGAGTATATGTTTCCTGTTATCCCGCTGCTGCCCACCTGCATGGCGTCGGCAGAACAG CTGCTCTTGGCTCCAACACCATACATCATCGGGGTCCCTGCCAGCTTCTTCCTCTACAAACTGGACTTCAAAATGCCTGATGACGTGTGGCTAGTAGATCTGGACAGCAATAGG GTGCTTGCCCCCACTAATGCGGAAGTGCTGCCTATCCTGCCGGAGCCGGAATCGTTAGAGTTGAAGAAGCATTTGAAGCAG GCCCTCGCCAGCATGAGTCTCAACACCCAACCCATCCTCAATCTGGAGAAATTCCACGAGGGCCAGGAGATCCCCCTTCTCCTGGGAAGGCCTTCTAATGACCTGCAGTCCACACCTTCCACCGAGTTCAACCCGCTCATCTACGGCAATGATGTGGATTCGGTGGATGTTGCAACCAG AGTGGCCATGGTCCGTTTCTTCAACTCCCCCAACGTGCTGCAGGGCTTTCAGATGCACACACGTACCCTACGTCTCTTCCCCCGGCCCGTGGTGGCTTTCCAAGCCGGCTCCTTTCTAGCCTCACGCCCCCGGCAGACTCCTTTCGCCGAGAAACTGGCCAGGACTCAGGCCGTGGAATACTTTGGAGAATGGATCCTGAACCCCACCAACTACGCCTTCCAGCGGATTCACAACA ACATGTTCGATCCAGCTCTGATTGGCGACAAGCCCAAGTGGTATGCCCACCAGCTGCAGCCCATTCACTATCGAGTGTATGACAGCGGTTCCCAGCTGGCCGAGGCGCTGAGCCTGCCGCCCGAGCGAGACTCGGACTCGGACCCAACCGACGACAG CGGGAGTGACAGCATGGATTATGACGATTCAAGCTCTTCTTACTCTTCCCTTGGTGACTTTGTCAGCGAGATGATGAAATGCGATATCAACGGTGATACTCCTA ACATATCCTCCTTGGTTTTGGCAGACGTGGACCCTCTGACACACGCAGCACTGGGAGATGCCAGCGAGGTGGCGATTGATGAGCTGCAGAAccagaaggaggcagaggaacCCGGCCTGGATGGCGAGAACTCCCAGGAAAACCCGCCCCTGCGCTCCAGCTCCAGCACCACCGCGAGCAGTAGCCCCAGCACCATCATCCACGGTGCCAGCTCT GAACCTGTCGACTCAGCGGAGACGGACGATAAGGCGGCAGGAGGCGTCCCCAAGTCCCTCCCCACCGTGCCTCCCAGCATGGGCAAGTGCAGCGTGGACAGACATCAGACAGAAACCGGAGAGGGGTCAGTGCGCCGGCAAACCTCTGACAGTCCGTGCCTCCAGCCCCAGTATGGCTTTCCCCCTGAGGAAGACGATGAGCAGGGCGAAAGTTACACCCCCCGATTCAGCCAGCATGTCAGTGGCCATCG GGCTCAAAAGCTGCTGCGGCCCAACAGCTTGAAACTGGCAAGTGACTCAGACGCAGAGTCGGACTCTCGAGCGAGCTCGCCCACCTCCACTGTCTCCAACAACAGCACGGAGGGCTTCGGGGGCATCATGTCTTTCGCCA GCAGCCTGTATCGGAACCACAGCACCAGCTTCAGCCTTTCGAACCTCACGCTGCCCACCAAAGGAGCCCGAGAGAAGAGCACGCCCTTCCCCAGTCTGAAAG TATTTGGGCTAAATACTCTAATGGAGATTGTTACTGAAGCCGGCCCCGGGAGTGGTGAAG GGCACAGGCGGGCCTTGGTGGACCAGAAGTCGTCCGTCATTAAACACAGCCCGACCGTGAAGAGAGAGCCCCCATCACCCCAGGGCCGAGCCAGCAACTCTAG TGAGAACCAGCAGTTCCTGAAGGAGGTGGTGCACAGCGTGCTGGACGGCCAGGGCGTCGGCTGGCTCAACATGAAGAAGGTGCGGCGGCTGCTGGAGAGCGAGCAGCTGCGCGTCTTCGTCCTGAGCAAGCTGAACCGCACGGTGCAGTCCGAGGATGAGGCCCGGCAGGACGTCATCCCCGACGTG GAGGTCAGCCGGAAGGTGTACAAGGGCATGTTGGATCTGCTCAAGTGCACGGTCCTCAGTCTGGAGCAGTCCTTCGCCCACGCCGGCCTGGGTGGCATGGCCAGCATCTTCGGGCTTCTGGAGATCGCCCAGACCCACTACTACAGTAAAG AACCAGACAAGCGGAAGAGAAGTCCCACGGAGAGCATCAGTACACCAGTCGGCAAGGATCCTGGCCTGGCTGGGCGGGGGGACCCAAAGGCCATGGCACAGCTGAGGGTCCCCCAGCTGGGACCTCTGGCACCAAGTGCCCCAGGAAAGAGTCCCAAGGAACTGGACACCAGAAGTCTAAAGGAAGAGAACTTTGTGGCATCTATCG GGCCTGAAGTAATCAAACCCACCTTTGACCTTGGTGAGACCGACGAGAAAAAGTCCCAGGTCAGCGCAGACAGTGGTGTGAGCCTGACATCTGGTTCCCAG AGGACCGATCCAGACTCTGTCATCGGTGTGAGTCCCACTGTGATGATCCGAAGCTCAAGTCAGGACTCTGAAGTTAGCACCGTG GTGAGCAACAGCTCCGGAGAGACCCTGGGAGCAGACAGCGACCTCAGCAGCAGTGCGGGCGATGGCCCAGGCGGCGAGGGCAGCGCCCACTTGGCAGGCTCTCGGGGCACCTTGTCTGACAGCGAGATCGAGACCAACTCTGCCACCAGTGCCATCTTT GGTAAAGCCCATAGCTTGAAGCCAAGTGTGAAGGAGAAGCTGGTGGGCAGCCCAGTTCGCTCTTCTGAAGACGTCAGCCAGCGAGTCTACCTCTACGAGGGACTCCTAG GAAGGGACAAAGGATCGATGTGGGACCAGTTAGAGGACGCTGCTATGGAGACCTTTTCTATAA GCAAAGAGCGTTCTACTTTATGGGACCAAATGCAGTTCTGGGAAGACGCGTTCCTAGATGCCGTGATGTTGGAGAGAGAAGGAATGGGCATGGACCAGGGTCCCCAGGAAATGATAGACAG GTACCTGTCCCTGGGAGAACACGACCGGAAGCGCCTGGAGGACGATGAAGACCGTCTGCTGGCCACACTCTTGCACAACCTCATCTCGTACATGCTGCTGATGAAG GTAAATAAGAATGACATCCGGAAGAAGGTGAGGCGCCTGATGGGAAAGTCCCATATTGGGCTTGTGTACAGTCAGCAAATCAATGAAGTCCTTGACCAGCTGGCTAACCTG AATGGACGAGATCTCTCCGTCCGGTCCAGTGGCAGCCGGCACATGAAGAAGCAGACATTCGTGGTACATGCAGGGACAGACACGAATGGAGATATCTTTTTCATGGAG GTGTGTGACGACTGCGTGGTGCTGCGCAGTAACATCGGGACGGTGTACGAGCGCTGGTGGTACGAGAAACTCATCAACATGACCTACTGCCCCAAGACCAAGGTGCTGTGTTTGTGGCGCAGAAATGGCTCCGAGACCCAGCTCAACAAGTTCTACACTAAGAAG TGTCGGGAGCTGTACTACTGCGTGAAGGACAGCATGGAGCGCGCCGCCGCCCGCCAGCAGAGCATCAAGCCGG GGCCGGAACTGGGTGGCGAGTTCCCCGTGCAGGACATGAAGACTGGCGAGGGGGGCTTGCTGCAGGTCACCCTCGAAGGGATCAACCTCAAGTTCATGCACAACCAG GAGCGGAAG GTTTTCATAGAGCTGAATCACATTAAAAAGTGCAATACAGTCCGAGGCGTCTTTGTCCTGGAGGAATTTG